In Malus sylvestris chromosome 16, drMalSylv7.2, whole genome shotgun sequence, the following are encoded in one genomic region:
- the LOC126608147 gene encoding uncharacterized protein LOC126608147, whose product MASSNIRDLLTAFSPSLDLFAISSGDGRIKIWDTVKGQVQTEFTDIVASEDTSIYAKRERGHLSVDYTCMKWFSSERKKKRKLGSTFLVLGTGGGDVLALDVAAGHLKWRVNDCHAGGVSSISFARNTSCLYTAGADGMICQIDSLTGNLSGKFKASTKAISSMSVSSNGNILATAAAQMKIFNMSDHKKIQKFSGHPGAVHCMIFTEDGKYILSSAVGERYIAVWSIDGGKKQSASVVLKMEHPAIFVDSRCIDSGEVGDVGLYVLAISEVGVCYFWFGQNIEELRSAKPTKISLSSEDILSTTYKGALPTIFAAVVQGIAKAASGQVFVAYGSPVKPSFQKILVHSGTDIKLSSSHDGVLLPMSQSLVKSKKGQNVQNRVIALDRANAEEALHPMPKVFDSHEKKKRHDKLSFGQDEEMADLDDSRGRAGLVKSKDDMVELEADTAAICMEDRLKALGILSKVDDHTFNSTLNSATFKGIDLQRNMPHKKMREAVLSLEPSDACKLLGVLVATWQTRSSSGNNVLPWIYSILVNHGHDIMSQKSETQMLSSLLKVTKSRGAAIQPLLQVSGRLQLVMAQIDKATHAKTQISSHEHEMDESEDDDEDVNEIHYGEENDDSDISSDDDQ is encoded by the exons ATGGCCTCTTCAAACATCAGAGATCTCCTGACGGCGTTCAGTCCATCTCTGGACTTGTTCGCCATCAGCTCCGGCGACGGTCGAATCAAG ATTTGGGATACTGTGAAGGGGCAGGTCCAGACTGAGTTTACAGACATTGTAGCATCCGAAGATACAAGCATATATGCTAAACGAGAAAGAGGGCACCTCTCAGTTGATTACACTTGCATGAAATGGTTCTCTTCCGAACGAAAG aagaagaggaagcttggttccacatttttagttttaggaaCTGGTGGCGGTGATGTTTTGGCGCTTGATGTGGCTGCTGGTCATTTGAAGTGGAGAGTTAACGATTGCCATGCTGG CGGTGTTAGCTCCATATCATTTGCAAGAAATACATCATGTCTTTACACAGCCGGTGCTGATGGGATGATTTGTCAAATTGATTCGTTGACAGGAAACCTGTCGGGGAAGTTCAAAGCTTCCACAAAGGCAATCTCCTCTATGTCTGTTTCATCAA ATGGAAATATATTAGCAACTGCAGCTGCACAAATGAAGATCTTCAATATGTCTGACCACAAAAAGATACAGAAGTTTTCTGGCCATCCT GGTGCTGTTCACTGTATGATCTTCACTGAAGATGGGAAGTATATCCTCTCATCTGCAGTTGGTGAAAGGTATATTGCAGTATGGAGTATAGATGGTGGAAAAAAGCAGTCAGCAAGTGTTGTTCTCAAAATGGAGCACCCTGCCATCTTCGTAGATAGCAGGTGCATAGACAGTGGGGAAGTTGGAGATGTAGGTCTATACGTATTAGCGATTTCAGAAGTTGGTGTGTGTTACTTTTGGTTTGGACAGAATATTGAAGAATTACGGAGTGCGAAGCCTACAAAAATTTCACTATCTTCTGAAGACATTTTGTCTACAACATACAAGGGTGCATTACCCACAATATTTGCAGCGGTTGTTCAAGGAATTGCGAAAGCTGCTTCTGGGCAGGTATTTGTTGCTTATGGGTCACCAGTGAAACCTTCATTCCAGAAAATTTTGGTGCATTCTGGAACAGACATAAAGTTGAGTAGCTCCCATGACGGGGTTCTTCTACCAATGAGTCAGTCTCTTGTCAAATCTAAGAAAGGACAAAATGTACAAAATAGAG TTATTGCATTAGATCGAGCAAATGCAGAAGAGGCATTGCATCCAATGCCAAAGGTATTTGATTCAcacgagaaaaagaaaagacatgATAAATTGAGTTTTGGCCAAGATGAAGAAATGGCTGATTTGGATGACAGCAGGGGTCGTGCTGGCCTTGTGAAGAGCAAAG ATGACATGGTAGAACTTGAAGCTGACACAGCAGCAATTTGCATGGAGGACAGACTGAAAGCATTAGGGATACTTAGTAAAGTAGATGACCATACGTTCAACTCGACACTCAATTCTGCAACATTTAAGGGTATTGATCTTCAGAGAAATATGCCGCATAAGAAG ATGAGGGAAGCTGTGCTATCATTAGAACCTAGTGACGCATGCAAATTATTGGGGGTTCTGGTGGCCACGTGGCAAACAAG GTCTAGCAGTGGGAATAACGTTCTTCCATGGATTTACAGCATATTGGTAAATCACGGTCATGATATCATGTCCCAAAAGTCTGAAACCCAGATGCTTAGCTCCTTGTTGAAG GTTACCAAATCCAGAGGGGCAGCTATTCAGCCTTTATTACAAGTATCAGGTCGTTTGCAACTTGTGATGGCACAG ATTGACAAGGCAACCCACGCAAAAACTCAAATTTCATCACACGAGCACGAAATGGATGAAAGCGAAGATGACGATGAAGATGTAAACGAAATTCACTATGGGGAAGAAAACGATGATTCTGACATAAGCAGTGATGATGATCAGTAG
- the LOC126606184 gene encoding probable polygalacturonase: protein MKMLAVFLLLLAVSNAVKLNGEDDEKPCDSKLTLEQRPHSVSISEFGAVGDGKTLNTHAFQNAIFYLKSFADKGGAQLYVPPGRWLTGSFNLTSHLTLFLEKGAVILGSQDPSHWEIVEPLPSYGRGIELPGRRYGSLINGYMLRDVVITGDNGTINGQGSVWWDWFSSKSLNYSRPHLVEFVMSKYVVVSNLTFVNAPAYNIHPVYCSNVHVHNISVSAPPDSPHTVGIVPDSSDIVCIEDCSIGMGYDAIALKSGWDEYGIAYGRPTANVHIRRVTLQSATGSSLAFGSEMSGGISNVLVEKVRLNNSFSGIQFRTTKGRGGYIKDVIISDVEMENIYMAFGASGQFGSHPDDKYDPNALPDLDHITLQGVVGTNITIAGCFTGIKESPFTSFFLSNISLSLNSASPTTWNCSYVSGSSESVFPEPCSDLNTSYSNPSSARFSLLTLNGKAAVL, encoded by the exons ATGAAGATGCTA GCGGTGTTTCTCTTGCTGCTGGCCGTGAGTAATGCCGTCAAACTTAACGGAGAAGACGATGAGAAACCGTGCGATTCTAAACTGACATTAGAGCAAAGGCCACACAGTGTGTCCATCTCAGAATTTGGCGCTGTCGGAGATGGCAAAACATTGAACACTCATGCCTTCCAGAATGCCATCTTCTACCTCAAGTCTTTCGCCGATAAGGGCGGCGCTCAGCTCTATGTGCCACCGGGGAGGTGGCTTACCGGAAGCTTCAACCTCACCAGCCACCTCACGCTGTTTTTGGAAAAGGGTGCTGTCATTCTTGGATCTCAG GATCCGTCTCATTGGGAGATTGTTGAGCCTTTACCCTCGTATGGTCGAGGGATTGAACTCCCCGGGAGGAGATATGGTAGCTTGATAAATGGATATATGTTACGTGATGTGGTCATAACTG GTGATAATGGAACCATCAATGGCCAGGGATCGGTTTGGTGGGATTGGTTTAGCTCCAAATCTCTGAACTACAGCCGCCCGCATCTTGTGGAATTCGTTATGTCTAAATACGTGGTGGTTTCGAACCTCACATTCGTGAATGCTCCCGCTTACAACATCCATCCAGTCTATTGCAG TAATGTACATGTTCACAACATCTCTGTATCTGCTCCTCCGGACTCTCCTCATACTGTCGGCATAGTCCCAG ATTCTTCTGATATTGTGTGCATAGAAGATTGCAGCATTGGCATGGGGTATGATGCCATTGCCCTCAAGAGTGGTTGGGACGAGTACGGGATTGCCTATGGAAGACCGACTGCAAATGTACACATCCGGCGTGTCACCTTACAATCAGCTACTGGTTCTTCTCTTGCCTTTGGTAGTGAGATGTCCGGTGGCATTTCTAACGTACTTGTTGAGAAGGTCCGCCTCAACAACTCATTTAGCGGCATTCAGTTTCGAACAACAAAGGGTAGAGGCGGTTACATCAAAGACGTCATCATATCAGATGTCGAAATGGAAAACATCTACATGGCATTTGGTGCCTCTGGCCAGTTTGGTTCCCATCCTGACGACAAATACGATCCTAATGCTCTCCCAGATTTGGATCATATCACATTGCAAGGTGTGGTTGGCACAAACATCACAATTGCCGGATGCTTCACTGGGATCAAAGAATCGCCATTCACTTCTTTCTTTCTATCCAACATCTCATTGTCATTGAATTCTGCATCTCCCACCACCTGGAATTGTTCATATGTTTCCGGCTCTTCTGAGTCTGTCTTCCCAGAGCCATGTTCCGACCTCAATACCTCGTATTCAAATCCTTCCTCCGCCCGCTTTTCGCTACTCACCTTGAATGGAAAAGCCGCGGTCTTATAA